The genomic region CCTTCAAAGTGCTCGCTTCGACCTTCAATCACGATACCACCGACATCGGCGCCGATCCGGTTCATCTGATGTATGTGCTGGAACAGGCGATCCGCCGCGAGCAGTTTTCCGACGATGTCGAGAAGCGCTATCTGGAGTTCATCAAGGCCGATCTTGCGCCTCGTTACGCAGAGTTCATTGGCAATGAGATTCAGAAGGCTTATCTTGAGTCCTATGCGGATTACGGGCAGAACCTGTTCGACCGCTACGTTGATTATGCCGATGCATGGATCGAAGACGTTGACTTCAAGGATCCCGATACCGGCCAGCTTCTCGACCGCGAGCTCCTCAATCAGGAACTGACGAAGATCGAAAAGCCGGCGGGCATTGCCAATCCGAAGGATTTCCGCAACGAAATCGTCAAGTTTTCGTTGCGGTCGCGGGCAGCCAACGGCGGAAAAAATCCGTCATGGACGAGTTACGAGAAAATCCGGGAAGTGATCGAAAAGCGAATGTTTTCGCAGGTCGAGGATCTTCTGCCGGTCATTTCCTTCGGATCGAAGAAGGATTCGGAAACAGAGAAGAAGCATAGCGAATTCGTCTCGCGCATGGCCGCGCGAGGTTACACGGAGCGGCAGGTTCGGCGCCTTGTCGAATGGTACATGCGCGTCAAACAGGCAAGTTAATGCGGAGCCATTATGCACATTGTCGACCGGCGGTTAAATCCGCGCGGTAAAAGTCTGGAAAATCGGCAGCGGTTCCTTCGACGCATGAAGGGCGCCGTGCAGCAGGCGGTGAAACGTTCTCTGCAAAACCGAAACATTCGGGATGTGCTCGACGGCGGGGAGATCAGCCTGCCGATCGATGGAATGGCCGAACCGAGCCTGCGCAGAGGTGAGGGCGGCATCAGTGATCACATCCTGCCGGGCAACAGGGCCTTCGTCGAAGGAGACATCCTGCCACGCCCGCCAAGCGGCAGAGGCGGAAAACCAAAGGATGCCGGCGAGGGTGACGGCGAGGACGGCTTCCGTTTCGTGCTGACGCGCGAGGAATTCCTCGACGTGTTCCTGGACGATCTGGAACTGCCCGACCTTGCCAAGCGGCGCCTGGCCGAAACCGAAGAGGAAACGCCGTTCCGGGCCGGCTATTCCGTATCCGGATCGCCGTCCAACATTGCCGTCGGCCGCACGACGCGGCTGGCGATGATGCGTCGCGTCGCGCTTCACCGCCCGCGCCGCGAAGAGATCGAAGCCCTGCAGCGGCAGATCGACGAATGCGAAGACGACGAGAGCCGGCTGGCGCTCGAGGCGAAACTCAAATCCCTGACGGAAAAAAGCCGGCGCATCCCCTATATCGATCCGCTCGACGTGCGTTACCGCCGTTTCGAAAACGAGCCGAAGCCCGTGGCCAAGGCCGTGATGTTCTGCCTGATGGACGTCTCCGGCTCGATGTCGGAACATATGAAGGACCTTGCGAAACGGTTCTACCTGCTGCTCTACCTTTTCCTGTCGAAGCGCTACAAAAAGGTTGAGATCGTCTTCATCCGCCATACCGACAGGGCTGAGGAAGTCGACGAGGAAACCTTCTTCTACGGCCCGGCGACCGGCGGCACGCTGGTTTCCAGCGCCCTTGCGGCTATGCGCGGGATCATAGCGGCGCGTTTCGATCCGGCGGAGTGGAACATCTATGGCGCCCAGGCCTCGGACGGTGACAATGCCCATTCGGACGGAAACCTGAGCGGACAGCTGCTGCGCGAGATTTTGCCGCTGTGCCAGTACTTCGCCTATATCGAGGTTGGCGAAGAAGGCGGCGACTCGTCGGTATCGCGTTCACCGCTGTGGATGCTCTATGACGGGATCCGCTCCGAGCTGCTGCCGCTTTCGATGCGCAAGGTCTGCCGGCGAAACGAAATATTCCCGGTTTTCCATGATCTCTTCCAGAAACGTGACGCACAGTCGAGGGTGACGCCATGACTATGACGATGAGGCCCAGAGAACGGCTGTTGTTCGAGGGGGCCGACTGGGATTTTTCAACACTCCAGCGCATCCACGACGCCTGCGAGGACATCGCGCTTAACGAGCTTGGCCTCGACGTCTATCCGAACCAGATCGAAGTCATCACCTCGGAGCAGATGCTAGATGCCTATTCCTCGACCGGCATGCCGCTCTTTTACCGCCATTGGTCCTTCGGCAAACACTTCGCGCATCACGAAGCCTTCTACCGCCGCGGCATGCGCGACCTCGCCTATGAGATCGTCATCAACAGCTCTCCCTGCATCTCCTACCTGATGGAAGAGAATACGGCGACGATGCAGACGCTCGTCACCGCGCATGCGGCCTTCGGCCACAACCACTTCTTCAAGAACAATTACCTTTTCAAACTCTGGACCGATGCAGAGGGCATCCTCGATTACCTCGATTTCGCCAAGGGTTATATCACCCGCTGCGAAGAGCGTTACGGCGAGACCGCCGTCGAGCGGACGCTGGATGCGGCGCATGCGCTGATGTCGCACGGGGTGCATCGTTATGCGGGCAAGACCACCATCGACCTTCGCCAAGAGGAGAAACGGCAGCAGGAGCGCCGCGCCCACGAGGAGCAGATGTTCAACGATCTGTGGCGCACGGTTCCCGTCGGCAAGGCCAAAAAGACGAACGACGGCGGCCTGGAAAAGCGCCGCGCCGCACTTGGCCTTCCGCAGGACAACATCCTTTATTTTCTCGAAAAAACCGCGCCGCGGCTGCAGCCATGGCAGCGCGAGATCATTCGCATCGTCCGCCATGTCGCCCAATATTTCCATCCCCAGCGGCAGACCAAGGTGATGAACGAGGGAACCGCCACCTTCGTCCATTACCAGATCATGAACCGGCTTCACGAGCGGGGGCAGATCAGCGATGGAAACTTCCTCGAATTCTTGAAGTCGCACTCCAATGTCGTGTTCCAGCCGAGCTACGACGACCGCCGGTTCTCGGGCTTCAACCCCTATGCGCTCGGCTTTGCGATGATGCAGGATATCGAGAGGATCGTGACGAAGCCGACGGAAGAAGACCGCGCATGGTTTCCCGATATCGCCGGACGGGGCGATGCGATGGCGATCCTGCGCGACATCTGGGCCAATTACCGGGACGAGAGTTTCATCAGCCAATTCCTCAGCCCGAACCTGATCCGCCAGTTGCGGCTGTTCCATCTCTACGATGATCCGGAACAGACCGAAGGCATTCTGGTTTCGGCGATCCACAATGAGCGCGGATACCTGCGCATCCGCCGCCAGCTTTCCCGCGAATACGATATCGGCTGGACCGATCCGGCAATCGATATCGTCGATGTCGACCTCGCCGGCGACCGCCGCCTGCTGCTGC from Rhizobium sp. BT03 harbors:
- a CDS encoding YeaH/YhbH family protein, which codes for MHIVDRRLNPRGKSLENRQRFLRRMKGAVQQAVKRSLQNRNIRDVLDGGEISLPIDGMAEPSLRRGEGGISDHILPGNRAFVEGDILPRPPSGRGGKPKDAGEGDGEDGFRFVLTREEFLDVFLDDLELPDLAKRRLAETEEETPFRAGYSVSGSPSNIAVGRTTRLAMMRRVALHRPRREEIEALQRQIDECEDDESRLALEAKLKSLTEKSRRIPYIDPLDVRYRRFENEPKPVAKAVMFCLMDVSGSMSEHMKDLAKRFYLLLYLFLSKRYKKVEIVFIRHTDRAEEVDEETFFYGPATGGTLVSSALAAMRGIIAARFDPAEWNIYGAQASDGDNAHSDGNLSGQLLREILPLCQYFAYIEVGEEGGDSSVSRSPLWMLYDGIRSELLPLSMRKVCRRNEIFPVFHDLFQKRDAQSRVTP
- a CDS encoding SpoVR family protein, whose translation is MTMTMRPRERLLFEGADWDFSTLQRIHDACEDIALNELGLDVYPNQIEVITSEQMLDAYSSTGMPLFYRHWSFGKHFAHHEAFYRRGMRDLAYEIVINSSPCISYLMEENTATMQTLVTAHAAFGHNHFFKNNYLFKLWTDAEGILDYLDFAKGYITRCEERYGETAVERTLDAAHALMSHGVHRYAGKTTIDLRQEEKRQQERRAHEEQMFNDLWRTVPVGKAKKTNDGGLEKRRAALGLPQDNILYFLEKTAPRLQPWQREIIRIVRHVAQYFHPQRQTKVMNEGTATFVHYQIMNRLHERGQISDGNFLEFLKSHSNVVFQPSYDDRRFSGFNPYALGFAMMQDIERIVTKPTEEDRAWFPDIAGRGDAMAILRDIWANYRDESFISQFLSPNLIRQLRLFHLYDDPEQTEGILVSAIHNERGYLRIRRQLSREYDIGWTDPAIDIVDVDLAGDRRLLLQHIMMNGSYLQEADTRLVLQHLADLWGYDVLLQEIDGSNTVAREHTASPRKIVQ